Proteins found in one Lutimonas zeaxanthinifaciens genomic segment:
- a CDS encoding DUF3109 family protein, translating into MFQLKKTVISEDILDKEFVCNLGACKGACCVDGDAGAPLEQEELSILKEILPKVKRYLRKEGLEAIENQGPYTTNEFGEHETTLIEGADCAYVIYDDQGVALCGIEEAYNQGDIQFKKPVSCHLYPVRIKQYSEFAAVNYDKWEICDDACSLGKELQVPVYKFVKQGLIRKFGEQWYDELDRVAKERNDRKV; encoded by the coding sequence ATGTTTCAACTTAAAAAGACAGTTATTTCCGAGGATATTCTGGATAAGGAATTTGTCTGTAACCTGGGTGCATGTAAAGGTGCCTGTTGTGTGGATGGTGATGCCGGGGCTCCACTGGAGCAGGAGGAATTGTCGATATTGAAAGAGATTTTACCCAAGGTTAAAAGATACCTCAGAAAAGAGGGGCTCGAAGCAATTGAAAATCAGGGTCCTTACACTACCAATGAATTCGGAGAGCACGAAACAACATTGATTGAAGGTGCCGATTGCGCCTACGTTATTTATGACGATCAGGGAGTAGCCCTTTGTGGGATTGAAGAGGCCTATAATCAGGGGGATATTCAGTTTAAAAAACCAGTTTCCTGCCATTTATATCCTGTCCGAATAAAGCAATACAGTGAGTTTGCGGCTGTGAACTACGATAAATGGGAAATTTGTGATGATGCTTGCAGTTTGGGGAAAGAATTACAGGTTCCGGTATACAAATTCGTAAAGCAAGGGTTAATTAGAAAATTTGGTGAGCAATGGTATGATGAACTGGATCGAGTAGCCAAAGAAAGAAATGATAGAAAAGTGTAG
- a CDS encoding deoxycytidylate deaminase, with product MTEKKQRRYDRAYLKMAMEWSKLSHCKRKQVGALIVKDKMIISDGYNGTPTGFDNCCEDEEGNTKWHVLHAEANAILKVASSTQGCQGATLYITLSPCKECSKLIHQSGIRRMVYANSYKDDSGIEFLKKANVEILYLPIDE from the coding sequence ATGACGGAAAAGAAACAGAGAAGGTATGATCGGGCCTATTTGAAAATGGCGATGGAATGGTCGAAACTTTCACACTGTAAGAGGAAACAGGTCGGAGCCCTGATCGTAAAGGATAAAATGATCATCTCTGACGGATATAACGGAACACCCACAGGATTTGATAATTGTTGTGAAGATGAGGAAGGAAATACAAAATGGCATGTTTTGCATGCCGAAGCGAATGCTATTTTAAAAGTAGCCTCGTCTACTCAAGGATGTCAGGGTGCAACACTTTACATCACGTTGTCTCCGTGTAAGGAGTGCAGTAAATTGATCCATCAATCAGGTATTCGAAGGATGGTCTATGCAAATTCTTACAAAGATGACTCCGGTATCGAATTTTTGAAAAAAGCCAATGTTGAAATTTTATATTTACCCATAGATGAATAG
- a CDS encoding phosphoadenylyl-sulfate reductase — protein MIETLKPEISKLNERYDKLTVYKRVEQLYVDFNAEDIMITSAFAATSAFLLKVFSDINKDQVIYFIDTGYHFNETLIYKDYLTKLYDLNVVSIKAEPNEFKFSQEKQLWKNSPNRCCYINKVKPLDLIKKDYKIWVSGLMKWQSDHRKGLNIFEQKESLLKFYPLLDINYAQRDQFIIDHHLPFHPLKSKGYASIGCSHCTVPGEDRNGRWNNSPKTECGLHL, from the coding sequence ATGATTGAAACACTAAAACCGGAAATTAGTAAACTGAATGAAAGGTATGACAAACTGACCGTTTACAAAAGGGTAGAACAGCTTTATGTTGATTTTAATGCAGAGGATATTATGATTACTTCTGCTTTTGCTGCCACTTCAGCTTTTTTGCTAAAGGTGTTCTCGGATATAAATAAGGATCAGGTAATCTATTTTATTGACACGGGATATCATTTTAATGAAACACTTATTTACAAAGATTATCTTACAAAATTGTATGACCTGAATGTTGTGAGCATCAAAGCGGAACCCAATGAGTTCAAGTTCAGCCAGGAAAAACAGTTATGGAAGAATAGTCCGAACAGATGCTGTTATATCAACAAAGTGAAGCCTCTTGACCTGATTAAAAAGGATTATAAAATCTGGGTATCAGGACTGATGAAATGGCAAAGCGACCACCGTAAGGGGTTAAATATTTTTGAACAAAAAGAAAGTCTTCTTAAATTTTATCCCTTACTGGATATCAATTATGCCCAACGTGATCAGTTCATTATTGATCATCACCTTCCTTTCCATCCACTCAAATCTAAGGGGTATGCATCCATAGGATGTTCACATTGTACGGTTCCCGGTGAAGACCGAAATGGAAGGTGGAACAATTCTCCGAAAACCGAGTGTGGACTGCATCTTTAA
- a CDS encoding MarC family protein, protein MGLNFKEIVTATMVLFAVIDIIGSIPIIIDLRKKVGHIQSEKASIVAMLLMILFLFVGVQILNLIGIDVYSFAVAGSFVIFFLAIEMILGIQLYKEDSPKTASVVPLAFPLIAGAGTMTTILSLKAEFHTINIVIAIILNMIFVYAILKSSSKIERVIGEGGISVVRKIFGVILLAIAVKLFASNIQGLLN, encoded by the coding sequence ATGGGATTAAATTTTAAGGAAATTGTGACTGCAACCATGGTGCTTTTTGCGGTTATTGATATAATAGGGAGTATTCCTATAATCATAGATTTAAGGAAGAAAGTAGGTCATATCCAATCTGAGAAGGCATCAATTGTGGCAATGCTATTGATGATCTTATTCCTTTTTGTCGGGGTTCAGATCCTGAATCTGATCGGTATTGATGTCTATTCTTTTGCTGTGGCAGGTTCGTTCGTTATATTTTTCCTCGCTATTGAAATGATTCTTGGCATTCAGCTTTACAAGGAAGATTCCCCGAAAACAGCCAGTGTTGTTCCCCTGGCCTTTCCACTGATAGCCGGAGCAGGTACCATGACCACTATTTTATCACTAAAAGCCGAGTTTCACACCATCAATATTGTCATTGCTATCATTCTAAACATGATTTTCGTTTACGCTATACTTAAATCTTCCTCAAAAATAGAGAGAGTGATTGGAGAGGGAGGAATCAGTGTCGTAAGAAAAATATTCGGAGTTATTCTTCTGGCAATTGCCGTCAAATTATTTGCTTCAAATATTCAGGGACTGCTAAATTAA
- the manA gene encoding mannose-6-phosphate isomerase, class I — MKKVFPFKGQIQHYAWGGSSFIPEFLGIKPDGEPFAEYWMGAHEKAPSIVTTRKGEIKLNRFIQRDPEKVLGSKVNLEFGRLPYLFKVLDVKDMLSIQVHPTKQEAQKGYLRENERGIPLTAAHRNYKDDNHKPEIMVALGEFWLLHGFRNKEALVSQLKEIPELAFLSPIFKEKGYKGMYRFVMELSQKEADNILRPLMERVVPLYKENKLLKSSPDFWAAKSCIGKSTEAALDKGIFSIYLFNIVKVQKGDAVFQEAGIPHAYLEGQTMELMANSDNVLRGGLTEKHVDVEELLKHIQYKETIPKIIKGTLADHAKETIYECEVKDFKLSQISLGENDSLSLRSNTLELFLVMEGEVEVDEDEVIKKYQKGESFLTISGAGFTLRSKKGASLFKAATP; from the coding sequence ATGAAAAAGGTTTTTCCTTTTAAGGGTCAGATTCAACATTATGCCTGGGGTGGAAGCAGTTTTATTCCTGAATTTTTGGGTATAAAGCCTGATGGGGAACCATTTGCAGAATACTGGATGGGCGCACATGAAAAGGCACCGTCAATTGTTACTACCCGGAAGGGGGAAATTAAATTGAATAGGTTTATTCAAAGAGATCCTGAAAAGGTGCTTGGCTCAAAGGTTAATTTAGAATTTGGCAGGTTACCTTACCTGTTCAAGGTTCTGGATGTGAAAGACATGCTTTCCATTCAGGTACATCCTACCAAACAGGAAGCACAGAAAGGTTATTTAAGAGAAAATGAAAGAGGTATTCCTTTGACTGCTGCTCACAGGAACTACAAAGACGACAACCACAAGCCAGAGATCATGGTGGCCCTTGGAGAGTTCTGGTTGCTGCATGGGTTTCGAAACAAAGAAGCACTTGTATCCCAATTAAAAGAGATTCCTGAACTGGCTTTTCTGTCTCCTATTTTTAAAGAAAAAGGATACAAAGGAATGTATAGGTTTGTTATGGAATTATCACAAAAAGAAGCTGACAACATTCTAAGGCCATTAATGGAGAGGGTCGTTCCGCTGTACAAAGAGAATAAACTTCTAAAATCTTCTCCGGATTTTTGGGCGGCAAAAAGTTGTATTGGTAAGAGTACAGAAGCAGCTTTGGACAAAGGGATTTTTTCTATTTACCTTTTTAATATTGTGAAGGTTCAAAAAGGAGATGCGGTATTTCAGGAGGCGGGTATTCCTCATGCCTATCTTGAAGGCCAGACCATGGAACTCATGGCAAATTCGGATAATGTACTTCGGGGGGGGCTCACGGAAAAACACGTTGATGTTGAAGAGCTGTTAAAACATATTCAGTATAAAGAAACGATACCCAAGATTATTAAAGGCACCCTGGCCGATCATGCAAAAGAAACGATTTATGAATGTGAGGTAAAGGATTTTAAATTAAGCCAAATATCTCTTGGGGAGAATGATTCCCTTAGCCTTAGGTCAAACACGCTTGAATTATTTCTCGTAATGGAAGGAGAGGTTGAGGTTGATGAAGACGAAGTAATCAAAAAGTATCAGAAAGGCGAAAGTTTTTTAACTATTTCCGGAGCCGGTTTTACATTGAGATCAAAAAAAGGAGCTTCTTTGTTTAAGGCGGCTACTCCTTAA
- a CDS encoding NAD(P)/FAD-dependent oxidoreductase codes for MDFDVLIVGGGVAGMSAALVLGSAKNKPFARDKNIGIIMHQRTSALNGALFNNVLGIPPGTTGNEILENGRKQLSQTYPHVIQIEKEKVNAIESLGQHFNVVTNKGSYSSKIVIIAVGPSNLFNIKGLEQFIEPHQNLPAKKERIQLKNSNHKIQENLFVAGVLAGWRSQFATAAGSGAHVATDILTIWNGGQTAMVHDSEPK; via the coding sequence ATGGATTTTGATGTATTAATTGTAGGGGGAGGCGTTGCCGGTATGTCAGCGGCACTGGTTTTGGGTTCAGCAAAGAACAAACCCTTTGCCAGGGACAAAAATATTGGCATTATCATGCACCAGAGAACCTCTGCTTTAAATGGTGCCTTATTCAACAATGTCTTAGGAATTCCTCCCGGTACTACCGGAAATGAGATTTTAGAAAACGGTAGAAAACAGTTGTCCCAAACCTATCCTCATGTCATTCAGATCGAAAAAGAAAAGGTCAATGCAATAGAGTCATTAGGACAGCATTTCAATGTTGTGACGAACAAAGGTTCTTATTCAAGTAAAATCGTAATTATAGCAGTTGGGCCGTCAAATTTATTTAATATTAAAGGCCTGGAACAATTTATTGAGCCACACCAAAATTTACCTGCTAAAAAAGAGCGTATTCAGCTAAAAAACAGCAATCACAAAATTCAGGAAAATCTTTTTGTGGCAGGTGTACTTGCCGGATGGCGCAGTCAATTTGCCACGGCTGCCGGAAGCGGAGCCCATGTTGCTACAGATATCCTAACCATTTGGAATGGTGGGCAAACTGCCATGGTTCACGATTCGGAACCCAAATAG
- a CDS encoding tetratricopeptide repeat protein, whose amino-acid sequence MENIELIDRYFKNSLSPEDQKLFNELLQNNSEFKEEFVFQRDLKKVLSSIQQDELKSTLSNFEEETDKHSYFSAIPKRWLVAASIILIFSLGLWGVKSTFYPSNEALFAEYYQADENTVVPIVRGEEINSIEYRAFVAYEEKNYHKAINLFNSVSDPEQTHILYYKALCYLSLDKYEEALNLMNQVLESPSAENEFSDFRTRAHWYKALANIQMGNNSEAISELNLIIDQQNSVFKKKEAQKLKNYLE is encoded by the coding sequence ATGGAAAATATTGAATTAATCGATCGTTATTTTAAGAATTCACTCTCTCCTGAGGATCAGAAATTATTCAATGAATTACTTCAAAATAATTCGGAATTTAAAGAGGAATTTGTGTTCCAGAGAGACTTGAAAAAAGTTCTTTCTTCCATCCAACAAGATGAGTTAAAATCGACCTTAAGCAATTTTGAAGAAGAAACTGATAAGCATTCTTATTTTTCAGCAATTCCGAAAAGATGGTTAGTTGCTGCTTCAATAATTCTTATTTTCTCCCTTGGCTTATGGGGTGTAAAATCTACGTTTTACCCTTCAAATGAAGCCCTCTTTGCGGAGTATTATCAGGCAGATGAAAACACGGTTGTTCCGATTGTAAGAGGTGAGGAAATTAACAGCATAGAATACAGGGCTTTTGTGGCTTATGAAGAGAAGAATTACCATAAAGCTATAAATCTTTTTAATTCGGTCAGCGATCCCGAACAAACACATATTCTTTACTACAAGGCTCTTTGCTACCTGTCGCTTGACAAATATGAAGAAGCTTTGAATCTGATGAATCAGGTTCTTGAGAGTCCATCAGCGGAAAATGAATTTTCTGATTTTAGAACTCGTGCCCACTGGTACAAGGCCCTTGCCAATATTCAAATGGGTAATAATTCAGAAGCAATTTCAGAGCTCAATCTAATTATTGATCAGCAAAATTCTGTTTTCAAGAAAAAAGAAGCTCAAAAATTAAAAAATTATCTGGAGTAG
- a CDS encoding CHAT domain-containing protein — translation MVVKRLCFVVILLFQYGWGQNIDDAYVLEKNREALGLNRDGKFVEANAILESLLSKLEEENSNENFFSVTYQTKAKIVQNLGNYEESNALARKSLQISMKLFDSVKIADNLNTIGINHYFQSDYDSTTYYYEKSLDIKRKIKTNPYALAVSTYNLALVYDDLGQNDKALELYYQSEKRLLESKEKRNFLSDVYVGIALIHFYSGDLAQAEIYVEKAIEKGLSSYGEFNPNMTFVYTTYANILEAKKEYEAAIDLLKKNLKIRRQSYGEWHRWTCETNYDLANSYVLIKNYDKAEEHYLKAIEIGKKINSRQYLANARNFLGQLYLDRKIHLNKAQNLLHLALDTNREIYGDISDLVAENYLQLAKLYKVKGDKTEFLKYIDHCLTAANYDPDSPTEVIGPLQAIGALMLLTDFYSDEFERNRNIESLKNSYTQVDKKIELIRFTQSNFSSDRSRIDFANKYRKVFEKDLGICWLLYHETRDDKYLEKAFELSETNRNTTLLKGLQGIKYMAFSDIPQDKQELERSVKKELEKVKMDLFFEKTASNPDKEYYQSLLDLRIDLTYKLDSIYNDFKTNYPKFNSSVSSNSIVKIKEVQDVLDANDQVLTYFLGDESLFSFTITKDTVSLLRADIASKITEVTHDFKSHLSKREEIDELSYDLYMYLMGQQLFKDKRDLIIIPDNVLNYIPFEALKTPKGSYLIENYSVSYNGSVSLYMELQNEFFNYETPQNWAGFAPKYQESETLAYTKSEIEEISDITGGTKFTDGNAIKSNFSAHSQEFSILHLAMHAEIDNDNPMHNSLLFDDGPLRASEIYTMKSNANLAVLSACNTGFGKIEKGEGVMSMARAFHFSGVPSIVMSLWKIPDKQTKSVMIDFYKYLNKGEKKNHALRRAKINYLNKNANSALAHPYYWSGFVINGNIEEIDLQQSTHPVIWTFLSLVVIGLGIFGLKKRKKNE, via the coding sequence ATGGTTGTAAAACGATTGTGTTTTGTTGTAATTCTATTGTTTCAGTATGGCTGGGGACAGAACATAGATGATGCTTACGTGTTAGAAAAAAACAGAGAAGCATTAGGCTTGAACAGAGACGGTAAGTTTGTCGAAGCCAATGCGATTCTGGAGTCCTTATTATCAAAACTGGAGGAAGAAAATTCAAATGAAAACTTTTTTTCGGTAACCTATCAGACTAAAGCCAAGATTGTCCAGAATCTAGGAAACTATGAAGAATCAAATGCTTTGGCCAGAAAATCGCTTCAAATTAGTATGAAGCTTTTTGATAGTGTTAAAATTGCCGATAATTTGAATACAATTGGCATCAATCATTATTTTCAATCTGACTATGACAGTACTACTTATTACTATGAGAAGTCCCTTGATATAAAAAGGAAAATTAAAACCAATCCATACGCACTTGCTGTGTCCACTTATAACCTGGCATTGGTTTATGACGATCTGGGTCAAAATGATAAGGCTCTTGAGTTGTACTATCAATCTGAAAAGCGTCTTTTAGAAAGTAAGGAGAAAAGAAACTTTCTCTCTGATGTATACGTGGGAATCGCACTCATCCATTTTTATTCCGGGGATTTGGCACAAGCTGAGATCTATGTGGAAAAAGCTATTGAAAAAGGATTGTCTTCTTATGGTGAATTCAACCCGAATATGACCTTCGTTTACACGACGTATGCGAATATTTTGGAAGCAAAAAAGGAATATGAAGCTGCTATTGATCTTCTAAAAAAGAATTTAAAGATTAGAAGGCAAAGTTATGGTGAATGGCATCGATGGACTTGCGAAACGAATTACGATCTGGCGAATTCATATGTATTGATAAAAAATTATGATAAGGCCGAGGAACATTATCTTAAGGCAATTGAGATAGGAAAGAAGATCAACAGCAGACAGTACCTTGCGAATGCAAGAAATTTTCTTGGACAGCTTTATCTGGATCGTAAAATTCATCTTAACAAGGCACAAAATTTATTACACCTGGCCCTGGATACAAATAGGGAAATTTATGGTGACATAAGTGATCTGGTGGCCGAGAATTATTTACAATTGGCGAAGTTGTACAAAGTAAAGGGAGATAAAACTGAATTTTTAAAATATATCGATCATTGTTTAACAGCGGCAAATTACGACCCTGACAGTCCAACTGAAGTAATAGGCCCACTTCAGGCGATTGGAGCCTTGATGCTTCTGACCGACTTCTATTCAGATGAATTTGAAAGAAATAGAAACATCGAGTCTCTTAAAAATTCATATACGCAAGTCGATAAAAAAATCGAATTGATAAGGTTTACTCAAAGCAACTTTTCTTCGGACCGATCAAGAATTGACTTTGCGAATAAATATCGAAAGGTGTTTGAGAAGGACTTAGGTATTTGTTGGCTTCTATATCATGAAACAAGAGATGATAAATACCTGGAAAAGGCATTTGAACTTTCGGAAACCAACAGAAACACCACTTTGTTGAAAGGATTACAGGGAATTAAATATATGGCATTTAGTGATATTCCCCAAGACAAACAAGAATTGGAAAGATCCGTCAAAAAGGAACTTGAGAAGGTTAAAATGGATCTTTTTTTTGAAAAAACTGCCAGCAATCCGGATAAGGAGTATTATCAATCATTGCTGGATCTTAGAATTGATCTTACCTACAAATTGGATAGCATTTATAACGATTTTAAGACGAATTACCCAAAATTCAACAGCAGCGTAAGTAGTAATTCCATTGTTAAAATTAAGGAAGTTCAGGATGTTCTGGACGCTAATGATCAGGTATTGACCTATTTTTTAGGAGATGAAAGTTTATTCTCATTTACAATAACAAAGGATACGGTTAGTCTTTTAAGAGCGGATATAGCCTCTAAAATAACCGAAGTGACCCATGACTTTAAGAGTCACTTATCCAAAAGGGAGGAGATTGATGAGCTTAGTTATGATCTCTACATGTATTTGATGGGTCAGCAACTGTTTAAAGATAAACGTGATTTAATAATAATTCCTGATAATGTGTTGAATTATATTCCTTTTGAGGCTCTAAAAACACCCAAAGGATCGTATTTGATTGAAAATTATTCAGTTAGTTACAACGGGTCAGTAAGTTTATACATGGAATTACAGAATGAGTTTTTCAATTATGAGACACCTCAAAATTGGGCAGGTTTTGCTCCAAAATACCAGGAAAGTGAAACTTTGGCATATACAAAGAGTGAAATTGAAGAAATTTCGGACATCACGGGAGGGACAAAATTTACAGACGGCAATGCTATTAAGAGTAATTTTTCTGCCCATAGTCAGGAATTTTCGATTTTACACCTGGCGATGCACGCAGAAATCGATAATGATAACCCAATGCACAACAGTTTGTTATTTGATGACGGACCTTTAAGAGCCTCTGAAATCTATACGATGAAATCAAATGCAAATTTGGCTGTCCTTAGTGCTTGCAATACAGGATTTGGCAAAATAGAAAAAGGTGAAGGGGTTATGAGCATGGCTCGGGCTTTTCATTTTTCTGGTGTGCCCTCAATTGTTATGAGTCTATGGAAGATCCCTGACAAACAGACAAAATCAGTTATGATTGACTTTTACAAATATTTAAATAAAGGGGAGAAAAAAAATCATGCCTTAAGACGGGCAAAAATCAATTATCTTAATAAAAATGCAAATTCTGCATTGGCTCATCCTTATTACTGGTCCGGCTTTGTAATTAATGGGAATATTGAGGAAATAGACCTTCAACAATCAACTCATCCAGTAATATGGACCTTCTTAAGTTTAGTCGTTATTGGGTTAGGTATCTTCGGACTAAAAAAACGAAAGAAAAACGAATAG
- a CDS encoding RNA polymerase sigma factor, producing MNPEPKNIIELIKQGDKITLEKIYLENREGFINFARKYNVSEEDAIDIYQDAIIILRENAVNGRIDELQSNISTYLFAIGKYRIYQNFRVQSRTELTSDFNLVEENFDFDVNLYGQILTKEQQLLKKYYAELGDRCKSILNLFYYQGYSLDEIRDILNYSSKTVLKSQKSRCIKQLKDLINKHNGKY from the coding sequence ATGAATCCGGAACCGAAAAATATCATTGAACTCATTAAACAAGGTGATAAAATCACTCTTGAAAAGATATATCTTGAGAACCGAGAAGGATTTATAAACTTCGCAAGGAAATACAATGTTAGTGAAGAGGATGCCATTGATATTTATCAGGATGCCATCATAATTTTAAGGGAAAATGCGGTAAATGGCAGAATTGACGAATTGCAGAGTAATATTTCAACTTACTTATTTGCCATCGGAAAATATAGAATTTATCAAAATTTCAGGGTTCAGTCCAGAACTGAACTGACCAGTGATTTTAATCTTGTTGAAGAAAATTTCGATTTTGATGTTAACCTTTATGGTCAAATTCTCACTAAAGAGCAACAGTTATTAAAAAAATACTATGCAGAATTAGGTGATAGATGCAAAAGTATCTTAAATTTGTTCTATTATCAAGGTTACAGTCTCGATGAAATAAGAGATATACTGAATTATAGTAGTAAAACTGTCTTAAAGAGTCAAAAATCACGTTGTATAAAGCAATTAAAGGATTTGATAAATAAGCACAATGGAAAATATTGA
- a CDS encoding S41 family peptidase, translating into MNRKTRIFLPLIIAISIAVGIFLGTSLNYQKKTITFFGGTPQERKIKRLIDYIQYEYVDDVDTDSLLDGTIKNMLDKLDPHSVYISAKELEGVSESMNGKFVGIGIQFRMYKDSLTVVKVLDNGPSERAGLKAGDRILIADNDTLFGKKIGSDYILKTLKGKPNTDVNLVVYRKSENKELPFTITRGEVPIASVDAYYMLNEHLGYIKVNKFAATTYEEFKEALDYLIEQGMEKLVLDLRHNPGGYLQVATKIIDEFLEDGKLIVFTKNKKDRIDETFATGKGDFEKGHVFVLINGASASASEIVAGALQDNDKGTIVGRRSFGKGLVQQEMQLGDGSAVRLTVSRYYTPTGRSIQKPYENKNGGEYFNDFETRYHNGELMSADSIKVNDSLKFETPKGKIVYGGGGIIPDVFVSIDTTMFFPDFHYQKSRQFVFQYCDNHVDEFEGWSFDRFNREFDGDDHIFEEYMASVPSSFQYFTDEEKTNFRLYLKALFAQQIFDVNAYFRIINDQDLMIKKVIELDNNGYPLEP; encoded by the coding sequence ATGAATAGAAAGACAAGAATATTCCTTCCATTGATCATCGCGATCTCAATCGCTGTGGGGATCTTTTTGGGTACCTCTTTGAACTATCAAAAAAAGACCATTACTTTTTTTGGAGGTACACCCCAGGAACGAAAAATTAAAAGGCTTATTGACTATATCCAGTACGAATATGTTGACGATGTGGATACCGACAGTTTACTGGATGGAACCATTAAGAACATGCTGGATAAACTTGATCCGCATTCTGTCTACATTTCGGCCAAGGAACTGGAAGGAGTTTCGGAATCAATGAATGGAAAGTTCGTCGGAATAGGGATTCAATTCAGAATGTACAAAGACTCACTAACGGTTGTTAAGGTTTTAGATAACGGACCAAGCGAAAGAGCCGGATTGAAAGCTGGCGACCGAATTTTGATTGCTGATAATGATACCTTATTTGGAAAAAAAATAGGCAGCGATTATATTCTTAAGACATTAAAAGGCAAGCCAAATACTGATGTGAACCTTGTTGTTTACAGAAAGTCTGAAAACAAAGAACTGCCTTTTACCATTACAAGAGGCGAGGTTCCCATTGCAAGCGTGGATGCCTATTATATGCTGAATGAACATCTCGGCTATATTAAGGTCAATAAATTTGCGGCCACTACCTATGAAGAGTTTAAAGAAGCCCTGGATTATCTTATCGAACAGGGAATGGAAAAACTGGTTCTTGATCTTAGGCACAACCCCGGGGGATATCTACAGGTGGCGACCAAGATCATCGATGAGTTTCTCGAAGATGGAAAGCTAATTGTTTTTACGAAGAATAAGAAAGATAGAATTGATGAAACTTTTGCCACCGGTAAAGGCGATTTTGAAAAGGGTCATGTATTTGTTTTGATTAATGGGGCTTCCGCCTCTGCGAGTGAAATTGTTGCCGGCGCACTTCAGGATAATGACAAAGGAACCATTGTAGGAAGAAGGAGTTTTGGAAAAGGACTGGTACAGCAGGAAATGCAGTTAGGAGACGGATCTGCTGTCCGTTTAACCGTCTCCAGATATTATACCCCAACCGGAAGGTCAATTCAAAAACCCTATGAAAATAAAAATGGGGGAGAATATTTTAATGATTTTGAAACAAGGTACCATAATGGGGAATTGATGAGTGCGGATAGCATTAAGGTGAATGATTCCCTGAAGTTTGAAACCCCAAAAGGAAAAATCGTCTATGGGGGAGGAGGAATAATTCCCGATGTCTTTGTATCTATTGATACAACGATGTTTTTTCCCGATTTTCATTATCAGAAATCCCGTCAGTTTGTTTTTCAGTATTGTGACAATCATGTAGATGAATTCGAAGGATGGAGTTTTGACAGGTTTAACAGAGAGTTTGACGGGGATGATCATATTTTTGAAGAATACATGGCCTCTGTGCCAAGTAGTTTTCAGTATTTTACTGACGAAGAAAAGACCAATTTCAGACTTTATTTAAAAGCGCTTTTTGCCCAACAGATTTTTGATGTGAATGCGTATTTCCGGATTATCAATGATCAGGACCTGATGATTAAAAAAGTCATCGAATTGGATAATAACGGTTATCCGCTTGAACCCTGA
- a CDS encoding RNA methyltransferase has translation MRKLKNSELNRLNIADFKKSEKVNLLVILDNIRSLNNIGSVFRTADAFLIEKVYLCGITARPPHKEIQKTALGATESVDWEYEENTEELVKRLQNEGVTIISVEQADKSTSLENFIPKKNQKYAVVFGNEVKGVSQGVVDASELCLEIPQYGTKHSLNISVSCGIVLWDLFSKLNFSHG, from the coding sequence ATGCGAAAACTTAAGAACAGTGAATTAAACAGGCTTAACATAGCAGATTTTAAAAAGTCTGAAAAAGTAAACTTGCTCGTTATTCTTGATAACATCAGAAGCCTTAATAATATTGGTTCAGTGTTCCGAACTGCTGATGCGTTTTTGATAGAAAAGGTATATCTCTGTGGGATCACGGCTCGGCCTCCACATAAAGAAATTCAAAAAACGGCTCTGGGAGCAACTGAATCAGTTGATTGGGAATACGAGGAAAACACAGAAGAACTGGTAAAACGGCTCCAAAATGAAGGAGTAACCATAATTTCAGTCGAACAGGCGGACAAAAGTACTTCCCTTGAAAATTTCATTCCAAAAAAAAACCAGAAATATGCTGTCGTTTTTGGAAATGAAGTGAAAGGGGTGAGTCAGGGGGTCGTGGATGCCTCAGAGCTTTGTCTGGAGATCCCGCAATACGGAACAAAACACTCACTGAATATTTCAGTGAGTTGTGGTATTGTTCTCTGGGATCTGTTTTCCAAGTTGAATTTTTCACACGGATAA